The following are encoded together in the Montipora capricornis isolate CH-2021 chromosome 5, ASM3666992v2, whole genome shotgun sequence genome:
- the LOC138049455 gene encoding monocarboxylate transporter 10-like, producing the protein MDAEDDSCGVKLLAVKSERDTSSSQSIGSAATKFPFAEDANYTEKDGRWAWVVCAAAFCDLFVVMGMHYSVGVLYAALLDHFKESKVKTAWVGSIAQFCLFFFCYPGSLLSERFGCRRVVIAGGLITSLGLLLSSFVDSLYLIYLTHGVLVGLGTSISYLPALVMVAYYFDKKRSFATGIATCGSNVGALGLAPLQQIIIDSFGWRNCYRFLSGLSLVITICGMLFKPLKERKTGQHKLKKSSDIIVEQSTKKKWFRFPRNKRFIIWAVASAVATFGYFIPHVHVVRFAEEMGSSHQKGSLLLSYLAVGSGVGKIIFGKISDIPRVDTLLLYDFCMVLSGLSPLIAIFAKDYYMLVAYVVVLGLLDGCIIGLMSIVTFQCADRNRMSEAWGGVLMIQSCSMLIGAPAAGWFGEITGHYKNLFIMAGAPTVLGAFILSLTQCVKDPVIEKEQKRALVIPRDEIEMLLVSDRLTVV; encoded by the exons ATGGACGCCGAAGATGACTCATGCGGAGTGAAACTCTTAGCGGTCAAATCAGAACGAGACACTTCCAGTTCGCAAAGCATCGGCAGTGCGGCGACAAAGTTCCCTTTTGCTGAAGATGCCAATTATACAgagaaagatggaagatgggcTTGGGTCGTTTGTGCAGCGGCATTCTGTGACTTGTTTGTGGTGATGGGAATGCATTACTCTGTTGGTGTATTATATGCGGCGTTACTCGACCACTTCAAGGAATCGAAAGTTAAAACCG CATGGGTAGGTTCCATTGCTCAGTTCTGTCTTTTCTTCTTCTGCTATCCCGGCAGCCTCTTGAGTGAGCGCTTTGGTTGCAGACGAGTGGTCATCGCGGGGGGACTGATAACGAGCCTGGGGCTTTTGCTGTCTTCATTTGTGGATAGCTTGTATTTGATTTATTTAACCCATGGTGTGCTTGTGGGGCTTGGCACGAGTATAAGCTACCTTCCTGCTTTGGTTATGGTGGCGTATTATTTTGACAAGAAGCGATCATTTGCTACAGGAATCGCAACTTGTGGCAGTAATGTCGGAGCTCTTGGACTCGCTCCGTTACAACAAATTATCATAGATTCCTTTGGATGGAGGAATTGTTACcgttttcttagcggactttcGCTTGTTATAACCATTTGTGGAATGTTGTTTAAACCGCTAAAGGAGAGAAAAACTGGCCAACACAAACTTAAGAAGTCGTCAGATATCATCGTGGAACAATCTACCAAGAAAAAATGGTTTCGCTTTCCTAGAAATAAGAGGTTTATTATCTGGGCTGTTGCTTCAGCAGTGGCCACGTTTGGATATTTTATTCCTCATGTTCATGTG GTACGTTTTGCCGAAGAGATGGGCTCATCGCATCAGAAAGGCTCTCTACTTCTTTCCTACTTGGCAGTTGGCTCGGGCGTCGGAAAAATCATATTCGGAAAAATCTCGGACATTCCTCGGGTGGACACCCTGCTGTTATACGatttttgcatggttttatCCGGGCTGTCTCCTCTAATAGCTATATTTGCCAAGGACTACTACATGCTCGTGGCTTATGTAGTAGTTCTCGGTTTACTGGACGGCTGTATCATCGGTCTCATGTCAATTGTGACCTTTCAATGTGCGGACCGTAACAGGATGTCCGAAGCCTGGGGAGGAGTCTTGATGATCCAGTCGTGCTCTATGTTAATCGGCGCTCCAGCAGCAG GCTGGTTTGGTGAAATTACAGGACACTATAAGAATTTATTTATCATGGCGGGTGCACCGACTGTCCTTGGAGCCTTTATTCTCTCTCTGACTCAATGCGTGAAAGATCCCGTGATTGAAAAGGAACAGAAAAGAGCTCTGGTTATCCCTCGGGACGAAATAGAGATGTTGCTCGTTTCCGATAGGCTTACAGTGGTTTGA